Proteins encoded together in one Geothermobacter hydrogeniphilus window:
- a CDS encoding MBL fold metallo-hydrolase — protein MRVCLLASGSKGNAIFVESSGTRLLIDAGLSGREICSRLQQLDVAGEDLDAILVSHDHGDHCRGLGPMARRCGLPVHIHPETLAALPKLGRIDHLHEFDSGATFLIGELQIETIPLTHDAAHTVGFRIHGAEGTVGVATDLGIATRLVRERLKGCRVLVVETNHDEELLRDGPYPWHLKQRIRSNHGHLSNTAGAELLDTLRWDGLEAVFLAHLSETNNTRDHALAAVERVLRPQNLCQPQLIVGQQAAVSCCFVA, from the coding sequence TTGCGGGTCTGTCTTTTGGCCAGCGGCAGCAAGGGAAATGCCATTTTCGTCGAGTCTTCCGGCACCCGGCTGTTGATTGATGCCGGCCTCTCCGGCCGCGAGATCTGCAGTCGTCTGCAGCAACTCGATGTGGCCGGTGAAGACCTCGATGCAATCCTGGTGTCCCATGACCATGGAGACCATTGCCGGGGGCTCGGCCCCATGGCCAGGCGTTGCGGGTTGCCGGTTCATATTCATCCGGAAACCCTTGCGGCGCTGCCGAAGCTCGGCCGCATCGACCATCTGCATGAGTTCGACAGCGGGGCGACGTTTTTGATCGGTGAACTCCAGATCGAAACCATCCCGCTGACCCATGATGCCGCCCATACCGTCGGTTTCCGAATCCATGGGGCCGAGGGGACGGTGGGGGTTGCCACCGATCTCGGCATCGCCACCCGGCTGGTTCGTGAGCGGTTGAAAGGTTGTCGGGTGCTGGTGGTGGAAACCAATCACGATGAAGAGCTGTTGCGGGATGGCCCCTATCCCTGGCACCTGAAACAACGCATCCGCAGCAACCACGGTCACCTCTCCAATACCGCCGGGGCCGAACTGCTCGACACGCTGCGCTGGGACGGGCTGGAAGCGGTCTTCCTGGCTCATCTGAGTGAAACCAACAACACGCGTGACCATGCGCTGGCCGCGGTCGAGCGTGTGCTCCGTCCCCAGAACCTTTGTCAACCCCAGCTGATTGTCGGACAGCAGGCCGCGGTCAGCTGTTGCTTTGTCGCTTGA
- the purB gene encoding adenylosuccinate lyase yields the protein MIPRYSRPEMAAIWEPENKFRIWLEIETRACEKQAELGVIPKEAVEVIRAKGNFDIERIDAIEAEVKHDVIAFLTSVAEFVGPEARFIHQGMTSSDVLDTCLSIQLTQAADKLLVDLDEVLASIRERAMEHKDTVCIGRSHGIHAEPVTFGLKLAGWYAEMERNRCRLKAARMNIATGAISGAVGTFANIDPVVEEYVCEKLGLMPEPVSTQVIPRDRHAEYFCTLAVIASSMERIAVEIRHLQRTEVLEAEEFFSKRQKGSSAMPHKRNPILSENLTGLARLVRGYCIPALENVALWHERDISHSSVERNIGPDATVTLDFALGRLNGLIKNLVVYPQNMERNLNQMRGLVFSQKIMLDLTQAGVSREDAYRMVQRNAMKVWEQGKDFLTELLADQDVVSALGEEKIRESFDLNYHLKHVDTIYRRVFGG from the coding sequence ATGATTCCGCGTTACAGCCGGCCCGAGATGGCCGCCATCTGGGAACCCGAAAACAAGTTCCGCATCTGGCTTGAAATTGAGACCCGCGCCTGTGAAAAACAGGCCGAACTCGGCGTTATCCCGAAGGAAGCGGTCGAGGTAATCCGGGCCAAAGGGAATTTTGACATCGAGCGCATCGATGCCATCGAAGCCGAGGTCAAGCATGACGTCATCGCCTTTCTGACCTCGGTCGCCGAGTTTGTCGGTCCCGAGGCACGCTTCATCCACCAGGGGATGACCTCCTCCGATGTTCTCGACACCTGCCTTTCGATCCAGTTGACCCAGGCCGCCGACAAGTTGCTGGTTGATCTCGATGAGGTGCTGGCATCGATTCGGGAGCGTGCCATGGAGCACAAGGACACGGTCTGCATCGGTCGTTCCCACGGCATCCATGCCGAGCCGGTGACGTTCGGTCTGAAGCTGGCCGGCTGGTATGCCGAGATGGAGCGTAACCGGTGCCGGCTCAAGGCGGCGCGGATGAACATCGCCACCGGTGCCATCTCCGGGGCGGTTGGTACCTTCGCCAATATCGATCCCGTGGTCGAGGAGTATGTCTGCGAGAAGCTGGGACTGATGCCGGAACCGGTGTCCACCCAGGTCATTCCGCGTGACCGGCATGCCGAGTATTTCTGTACTCTGGCGGTCATCGCCTCGTCGATGGAGCGGATCGCGGTGGAAATCCGTCACCTGCAGCGCACCGAGGTGCTGGAAGCGGAGGAGTTCTTCTCCAAGAGGCAGAAGGGGTCGAGCGCCATGCCGCACAAGCGCAACCCGATCCTCTCTGAAAATCTCACCGGTCTGGCCCGCCTGGTGCGCGGCTACTGCATTCCGGCACTGGAGAATGTCGCCCTCTGGCACGAGCGCGACATCAGCCACTCCTCGGTGGAACGCAATATCGGGCCTGATGCCACCGTGACCCTCGATTTCGCCCTCGGCAGACTTAACGGCCTGATCAAAAACCTGGTGGTCTATCCACAGAATATGGAGCGCAACCTCAACCAGATGCGCGGCCTGGTCTTCTCGCAGAAGATCATGCTTGACCTGACCCAGGCCGGAGTCTCCCGCGAGGATGCCTACCGGATGGTGCAGCGCAACGCCATGAAGGTCTGGGAGCAGGGCAAGGATTTTCTCACCGAGCTGCTCGCCGACCAGGATGTGGTCAGCGCTCTCGGCGAAGAAAAGATCCGCGAGTCCTTTGACCTCAACTATCACCTGAAACACGTCGACACCATCTACCGGCGGGTTTTCGGGGGATAA
- a CDS encoding phosphoribosylformylglycinamidine synthase subunit PurS, with protein MPWRIVVGLKDGVRDARGERVRAEIRRHLGIELESVRTLDVYTVDAELTDDEVVAAANGPFCDPIIQQAAVNQPLAEDFDILIEVGFRPGVTDNVGRTAREAIQYLTGRSFADGEGVYTSTQYLLKGAVDKQTAETIAGDFLANGLIQRWTILAADELDPAKGVPVNVPRVVGSAEPTVRTISLDVSDEQLLTISRDGMLALNLEEMKKLQAYVADPATREKRCARGLSAELTDVELEALAQTWSEHCKHKIFSAKIDYTDDNGNRQLIDSLFKTYIVGATARVRENLGERDFCLSVFKDNAGVIRFNDDWSLVFKVETHNSPSALDPYGGALTGIVGVNRDGVGTGMGARLIFNTDVFCFASPFLDKPLPKRLLHPRRIFDGVVEGVEHGGNKSGIPTVNGSIVFDDRFAGKPLVYCGTAAIMPAELNGRPCHEKAVQVGDHIVMTGGRIGKDGIHGATFSSEELHEGSPVTAVQIGDPITQRKMFDFLTIARDRGLYNSMTDNGAGGLSSSIGEMAEDTGGCELHLDRAPLKYPGLQPWEILISEAQERMSLAVPPDKLDEFLQLAKEMDVEATDLGTFTDSGYFHCLYRGETVAWLDMEFLHQGVPQMVIPARWTPKALREPGLAMPQDLNLELSALLGRLNICSKESVIRRYDHEVQAGTVIKPLVGVANDGPSDAAVFRPLLDSFEGTVVSHGICPSYSDIDTYHMMACAIDEGLRNYVAVGGDIEHVAGLDNFCWCDPVLSEKTPDGEYKAAQLVRANQALYDYCVAFGVPLISGKDSMKNDYQIGDTKISIPPTVLFSVIGRIEDVRRAVSMDVKRPGDLVYLLGVTRDELGGSEYYAAHGELGRNVPKVDAGYALDLYKRLNRAQRQGLVASCHDLSDGGLGVALAEKAFAGGFGIRADLTAVRTDVPLRDDTLLFSESQSRLLVSVHPELRDDFEAVFAGTDCALIGEVTEDGRLEVTGTDGRVLIDSRIEDLKQAWQAPLREL; from the coding sequence ATGCCCTGGAGAATAGTTGTCGGTCTCAAGGATGGTGTCAGGGATGCCCGTGGTGAGCGGGTTCGCGCAGAAATCCGCCGGCATCTCGGCATTGAACTTGAGAGCGTGCGCACTCTCGATGTTTACACTGTCGATGCGGAATTGACCGACGATGAGGTCGTCGCGGCCGCCAACGGGCCTTTCTGCGATCCGATCATCCAGCAGGCGGCCGTCAACCAGCCGCTTGCCGAAGATTTCGACATCCTGATCGAAGTCGGTTTCCGCCCCGGTGTCACCGACAACGTCGGCCGCACCGCCCGCGAAGCGATTCAGTACCTGACGGGACGTTCCTTCGCGGACGGGGAGGGGGTCTACACTTCGACCCAGTATCTGCTGAAGGGAGCCGTTGATAAACAGACGGCCGAGACCATCGCCGGCGATTTCCTCGCCAATGGCCTGATTCAGCGCTGGACAATACTGGCGGCCGATGAGCTCGATCCGGCGAAAGGCGTTCCGGTCAACGTGCCGCGGGTTGTCGGCAGCGCCGAACCAACCGTCAGGACGATCTCTCTCGACGTCAGTGATGAACAGCTGCTGACGATCAGCCGCGACGGGATGCTGGCCCTCAACCTTGAGGAGATGAAGAAGCTGCAGGCCTATGTTGCGGACCCGGCGACTCGGGAGAAACGATGTGCCCGCGGCTTGTCGGCTGAGTTGACCGATGTCGAGCTGGAAGCCCTGGCACAGACCTGGAGCGAACACTGCAAGCACAAGATCTTCTCGGCGAAAATCGATTACACCGATGACAACGGCAACCGTCAGCTGATCGACTCCCTCTTCAAAACCTATATTGTCGGCGCCACCGCCAGGGTACGCGAGAACCTGGGGGAGCGCGACTTCTGCCTCTCGGTCTTCAAGGACAACGCCGGAGTGATCCGCTTCAACGACGACTGGAGCCTGGTGTTCAAGGTCGAGACCCACAACTCGCCTTCGGCCCTCGATCCCTACGGAGGCGCATTGACCGGGATTGTCGGCGTCAACCGTGACGGTGTCGGCACCGGCATGGGGGCTCGACTGATCTTCAATACTGACGTTTTCTGTTTCGCCTCGCCCTTTCTCGACAAGCCTCTGCCGAAACGGCTGCTGCATCCGCGCCGTATCTTCGACGGCGTCGTTGAAGGGGTTGAACATGGCGGCAACAAGAGCGGCATCCCGACCGTCAATGGTTCGATCGTCTTCGATGACCGGTTTGCCGGCAAACCGCTGGTCTACTGCGGCACCGCGGCGATCATGCCGGCCGAACTGAACGGCAGGCCGTGTCATGAAAAGGCAGTTCAGGTCGGCGATCATATCGTCATGACCGGCGGCCGCATCGGCAAGGACGGCATCCACGGCGCGACCTTCTCCTCGGAAGAACTGCACGAGGGTTCACCGGTGACCGCGGTGCAGATCGGCGATCCGATCACCCAGCGGAAAATGTTTGATTTTCTCACCATCGCCCGGGATCGCGGTCTCTACAATTCGATGACCGACAACGGTGCCGGCGGGCTTTCCTCGTCGATCGGCGAGATGGCCGAAGATACCGGCGGCTGCGAACTGCACCTTGATCGCGCGCCCCTCAAGTATCCCGGCCTGCAGCCCTGGGAGATTCTCATCTCCGAGGCGCAGGAGCGAATGAGCCTGGCGGTGCCGCCGGACAAGCTGGATGAATTTCTGCAGTTGGCCAAAGAGATGGATGTCGAGGCGACCGACCTCGGGACCTTCACCGACTCCGGTTATTTCCACTGTCTCTACCGGGGGGAAACCGTCGCCTGGCTTGATATGGAGTTCCTGCACCAGGGCGTGCCGCAGATGGTGATTCCCGCCCGTTGGACGCCGAAAGCTCTGCGGGAACCCGGCCTGGCCATGCCGCAGGATCTCAACCTGGAATTGTCCGCTCTGCTTGGCCGCCTCAATATCTGTTCCAAGGAATCGGTGATCCGCCGCTACGACCACGAGGTGCAGGCCGGAACGGTGATCAAGCCGCTGGTCGGGGTCGCCAACGACGGTCCTTCCGACGCGGCGGTTTTCCGGCCGCTGCTCGACTCCTTCGAGGGCACGGTTGTTTCCCACGGCATCTGTCCGAGCTACAGCGATATCGATACCTACCACATGATGGCCTGTGCCATCGACGAGGGGCTGCGCAACTACGTCGCTGTCGGCGGTGATATCGAGCATGTCGCCGGGCTCGACAACTTCTGCTGGTGTGACCCGGTACTGAGTGAAAAAACTCCTGACGGCGAATACAAGGCGGCCCAGCTGGTGCGTGCCAACCAGGCTCTCTACGATTACTGTGTCGCCTTCGGCGTACCGCTGATTTCGGGCAAGGATTCGATGAAGAACGACTATCAGATCGGCGATACCAAAATCTCCATTCCGCCGACGGTGCTGTTCTCGGTGATCGGCAGGATCGAGGATGTCCGCCGGGCGGTGTCGATGGATGTCAAGCGGCCCGGAGACCTGGTCTATCTGCTCGGCGTGACCCGTGATGAGCTTGGTGGTTCGGAATATTATGCCGCTCACGGCGAGCTGGGTCGCAATGTGCCGAAAGTCGATGCCGGTTACGCTCTCGACCTCTACAAGCGTCTCAACCGGGCGCAGCGGCAGGGCCTGGTCGCCTCCTGTCACGATCTTTCCGACGGCGGACTCGGCGTGGCCCTGGCGGAGAAGGCCTTTGCCGGCGGTTTCGGCATCCGCGCCGACCTGACCGCGGTCCGTACTGACGTGCCGTTGCGGGATGACACCCTGCTGTTCTCCGAATCGCAGAGTCGCCTGCTGGTCAGTGTCCACCCTGAACTGCGGGATGATTTCGAAGCGGTTTTTGCCGGAACCGACTGCGCGCTGATCGGGGAGGTGACCGAGGATGGGCGGTTGGAGGTGACCGGGACCGACGGCCGGGTGTTGATCGACAGCCGGATAGAAGATCTTAAACAGGCGTGGCAAGCGCCGCTGCGGGAGCTGTAA
- a CDS encoding phosphoribosylformylglycinamidine synthase subunit PurQ: protein MAKEIRAIVIAGNGTNCEREVAHACRLAGAEVVDIVHIAELLAGRVRLDDFHFLNLAGGFLDGDDLGSAKAGANRLLHARVADSEEHLADQLQRFVADGKLVMGVCNGFQLMVKMGLLPALDGNYQQQTATLTFNDGGRFEDRWTYLAVDPDSPCVYTRGLQGIYLPVRHGEGKFVPGDDALLERIESAHLVPLRYATADYQPTMTFPENPNGSVAAIAGVCDPSGRLFGLMPHPEAYVHRTHHPRWTREPELPEEGMGLWLYRNAVEFLRSEVV, encoded by the coding sequence ATGGCAAAAGAGATTCGAGCCATCGTCATTGCCGGCAACGGCACCAATTGTGAGCGTGAAGTCGCCCATGCCTGTCGCCTGGCCGGTGCCGAGGTGGTCGACATTGTCCATATCGCCGAGTTGCTCGCCGGCAGGGTGCGTCTCGACGATTTCCATTTTCTCAACCTGGCCGGTGGATTTCTCGACGGCGATGATCTCGGCAGCGCCAAAGCCGGCGCCAATCGTCTGCTGCACGCCCGGGTGGCTGACAGCGAGGAACACCTGGCCGACCAGCTGCAGCGCTTTGTCGCTGACGGCAAGCTGGTGATGGGTGTCTGCAACGGCTTCCAGTTGATGGTCAAGATGGGGCTGCTGCCGGCTCTGGACGGCAACTACCAACAGCAGACCGCGACCCTGACCTTCAATGACGGCGGCCGTTTCGAGGATCGCTGGACCTACCTTGCGGTTGACCCCGACTCCCCCTGTGTCTATACCCGAGGTCTGCAGGGAATCTACCTGCCGGTCCGGCACGGCGAAGGAAAGTTTGTTCCCGGAGACGATGCCCTGCTCGAACGGATCGAATCCGCTCATCTCGTCCCGTTGCGCTATGCCACGGCAGATTACCAGCCGACCATGACCTTTCCGGAGAATCCCAACGGTTCAGTAGCGGCCATCGCCGGGGTCTGTGACCCCAGCGGCCGGTTGTTCGGTCTGATGCCTCATCCGGAGGCCTATGTCCACCGCACCCATCATCCGCGCTGGACACGTGAGCCGGAACTGCCGGAAGAGGGAATGGGTCTGTGGCTGTATCGCAACGCGGTTGAGTTTCTCCGTAGCGAAGTCGTGTAA
- the purF gene encoding amidophosphoribosyltransferase has translation MEEKFHDKCGVFGIFGHPEAANLTYLGLYALQHRGQESCGIVASDGNQLRAYRKMGLVSDVFKRPSVFDELPGKSAIGHVRYSTAGASDDKNIQPIMVDYHRGSIAVAHNGNLVNAQEHRNRLEHEGSIFSTTADTEVIIHQIAKAQADSLPDRVVEALTNLKGAYCLTFLTETRLVAVRDPNGFRPLALGKLDGAFVVASETCAFDLIEAEFIREIEPGELIVIDKNGMKSYHPFDKIQPSPCVFEFIYFARPDSTIFGKEVYGVRKEFGRVLAREYPIDADVVVPIPDSGVPAAVGYAEEAGLPFETGLIRNHYVGRTFIEPSQSIRHFGVKLKLNPVREIIQGKRVVLIDDSIVRGTTARKIVKMVRNAGAAEVHVRISSPPTSFPCYYGIDTPTRKELISSSHSVEEINRYITADSLGYLSRGGVLKAAGIPDGATGYFCDACFSGEYPVKFPRLKSDSQLGLF, from the coding sequence ATGGAAGAAAAATTTCATGATAAATGCGGTGTGTTCGGGATTTTCGGTCATCCTGAGGCCGCCAACCTGACCTACCTGGGTCTCTATGCTCTGCAGCACCGGGGGCAGGAGAGCTGCGGCATTGTCGCGTCAGACGGCAACCAGTTGCGTGCCTATCGGAAGATGGGACTGGTCTCTGATGTTTTCAAGCGGCCGAGCGTGTTTGACGAACTGCCGGGAAAGAGCGCCATCGGCCATGTCCGCTACTCGACCGCGGGGGCATCCGACGACAAGAATATCCAGCCGATCATGGTTGATTACCACCGCGGCAGTATCGCCGTGGCCCACAACGGCAACCTGGTCAATGCCCAGGAGCATCGCAATCGTCTGGAACATGAAGGTTCCATCTTTTCCACCACCGCCGATACCGAGGTGATTATTCACCAGATCGCCAAGGCCCAGGCCGACAGCCTCCCGGACCGGGTAGTGGAGGCGCTGACCAATCTCAAGGGGGCCTACTGCCTGACTTTCCTGACCGAAACCCGGTTGGTCGCGGTACGCGACCCCAACGGTTTCCGCCCGCTGGCCCTGGGCAAGCTCGATGGTGCCTTCGTGGTCGCTTCGGAAACCTGCGCCTTCGACCTGATCGAGGCCGAATTCATCCGCGAGATCGAGCCGGGTGAGCTGATCGTCATTGACAAGAACGGGATGAAATCCTACCACCCCTTCGACAAGATCCAGCCGTCCCCCTGCGTCTTCGAGTTCATCTACTTCGCCCGCCCTGACAGCACCATCTTCGGCAAGGAGGTCTACGGCGTGCGCAAGGAGTTCGGCCGGGTGCTGGCCCGTGAATACCCGATTGACGCCGATGTGGTGGTGCCGATTCCTGATTCCGGGGTGCCGGCCGCCGTCGGTTATGCCGAAGAGGCCGGACTGCCCTTTGAAACCGGACTGATCCGCAATCACTATGTCGGCCGCACCTTCATCGAACCTTCGCAGTCGATTCGCCATTTTGGCGTCAAGCTGAAGCTGAACCCGGTGCGGGAGATTATCCAGGGCAAGCGGGTGGTGCTGATCGATGACTCGATCGTTCGCGGTACCACCGCCCGCAAGATCGTCAAGATGGTGCGCAACGCCGGTGCCGCCGAGGTGCATGTCCGCATCTCCAGTCCTCCGACCAGTTTTCCCTGTTATTACGGGATTGACACTCCGACCCGCAAGGAGCTGATTTCCTCTTCTCATTCAGTGGAAGAAATCAATAGATACATAACTGCCGACAGCCTCGGCTACCTGTCGCGCGGCGGGGTTCTCAAGGCCGCCGGCATTCCGGACGGAGCTACGGGGTATTTCTGCGATGCCTGTTTCAGCGGCGAATACCCGGTCAAGTTCCCCCGCCTCAAGTCAGACAGTCAGTTGGGGTTGTTCTGA
- the pyrE gene encoding orotate phosphoribosyltransferase produces the protein MTTEERTELMNIIRELSYEEREVTLASGRKSNFYFDGKQTTLHAKGGLLVGKAFWEKVKEFGPVDGVGGLTLGADPIATATSIAASLEGTPVHAFIIRKEPKGHGTGQWLEGRKNLPAGSKVVIVEDVTTTGGSSMKAVERAREEGLEVLGIVTLVDRQEGAQENIEGQGMVLKPVFTREEIVG, from the coding sequence ATGACCACCGAAGAACGCACGGAACTGATGAACATCATTCGCGAACTGTCCTACGAGGAAAGGGAGGTCACTCTCGCCTCGGGACGCAAAAGCAATTTCTATTTCGACGGCAAGCAGACCACCCTGCACGCGAAGGGCGGGCTGCTGGTCGGCAAGGCTTTCTGGGAGAAGGTCAAGGAATTCGGCCCGGTGGACGGGGTCGGTGGTCTGACTCTCGGCGCCGACCCGATTGCCACTGCCACGTCGATTGCCGCCTCCCTCGAAGGAACCCCGGTGCATGCCTTTATTATCCGCAAGGAACCGAAGGGGCACGGTACCGGGCAATGGCTTGAAGGGCGCAAGAATCTTCCCGCCGGATCGAAGGTTGTGATCGTCGAGGATGTCACCACCACCGGCGGCTCGTCGATGAAGGCGGTCGAGCGTGCCCGCGAAGAGGGCCTTGAAGTCCTCGGCATCGTCACCCTGGTGGATCGCCAGGAAGGCGCCCAGGAAAATATCGAGGGGCAGGGGATGGTGCTCAAGCCGGTCTTCACCCGCGAGGAGATCGTCGGCTGA
- a CDS encoding chorismate mutase, whose protein sequence is MTFDEIRAEIDNLDRQLLKIFNRRAELALAIGALKKERGLPIYDPEREKRIFTRVRTENPGPLDDEAVVRLFERVVDESRSLERARSKGE, encoded by the coding sequence TTGACCTTCGACGAAATCCGCGCGGAAATAGACAACCTCGACCGGCAGCTGCTGAAAATCTTCAATCGGCGCGCAGAACTGGCCCTGGCCATCGGGGCGCTGAAAAAAGAACGGGGGCTGCCGATCTATGACCCGGAGCGGGAGAAGAGGATTTTTACCCGGGTCCGCACCGAGAATCCCGGCCCTCTGGACGATGAGGCTGTTGTCCGCCTCTTCGAACGTGTGGTTGACGAATCGCGCAGCCTGGAACGCGCGCGCAGCAAAGGGGAATGA
- the nadB gene encoding L-aspartate oxidase, with translation MKITSDFLVIGSGIAGLAYALKVADQGQVAVVTKRTVEETATSRAQGGIAAVSAKNDSFAEHIEDTMVAGAFLSDEEVVRLVVEGGPDAIRDLVSWGVQFNRKQDRSFDLTREGGHSHRRILHYQDLTGREIERALVEAIRSHPNINLYEEHIAIDLITARRHGGKNEDRCLGAYVLDIANREVVTFGAPITVLATGGAGKVYLYTCNPDIATGDGVAMAYRAGATVANMEFMQFHPTTLFHPHAKSFLISEAVRGEGAVLKRSDGTPFMESYHQLKDLAPRDIVARAIDNEMKVRGEDNVFLDISHRSADYIKDRFPHIYSTCLSYGIDMTREPIPVVPAAHYLCGGVRVDHWGETDLPNLFAIGETSCTGLHGANRLASNSLLEGAVYAERAAQRCLERHRDIDTRYPSVPAWDCGNATDSDEEVVVAHNWDEIRRCMWNYVGIVRSNKRLVRARRRIQMIQDEITDYYWDFFVTSDLVELRNIATVAELIVRCALERKESRGLHYTIDYPETDDANWKRPTLVRKPF, from the coding sequence CGCCGACCAGGGGCAGGTCGCCGTGGTTACAAAAAGAACTGTCGAAGAAACGGCCACCAGCCGCGCCCAGGGCGGTATCGCCGCTGTCAGCGCCAAGAATGACAGCTTCGCCGAACATATCGAAGATACCATGGTGGCCGGAGCCTTCCTGTCCGACGAGGAGGTGGTGCGACTGGTGGTTGAAGGTGGTCCGGACGCCATCCGCGACCTGGTTTCATGGGGGGTTCAGTTCAACCGCAAACAGGACCGGAGTTTCGACCTGACCCGCGAAGGCGGTCACAGCCACCGCCGCATCCTCCATTACCAGGACCTGACCGGCCGGGAAATTGAACGCGCCCTGGTCGAAGCGATCCGCAGCCATCCCAATATCAATCTTTACGAGGAACACATCGCCATCGACCTGATTACCGCCCGCAGGCACGGCGGAAAAAATGAGGATCGTTGTCTCGGAGCCTATGTGCTGGATATCGCCAACCGCGAGGTCGTGACCTTCGGCGCCCCGATCACGGTTCTCGCCACCGGCGGTGCCGGCAAGGTCTATCTCTACACCTGCAATCCGGATATCGCCACCGGCGACGGGGTCGCCATGGCCTACCGCGCCGGCGCGACGGTCGCCAACATGGAATTCATGCAGTTCCATCCGACCACCCTTTTCCATCCCCACGCCAAATCGTTCCTGATCTCCGAAGCGGTGCGTGGCGAAGGTGCCGTTCTGAAACGTTCTGACGGCACCCCGTTTATGGAGAGCTACCACCAGCTCAAGGATCTCGCGCCGCGCGACATTGTTGCCCGGGCCATCGACAACGAAATGAAAGTCCGCGGCGAGGACAATGTTTTCCTCGACATCAGCCATCGCAGCGCCGACTATATCAAGGACCGTTTCCCGCACATTTACAGCACCTGCCTCTCCTACGGCATCGACATGACCCGCGAGCCGATTCCCGTTGTCCCGGCCGCCCATTACCTTTGCGGCGGGGTACGGGTCGACCACTGGGGCGAAACCGATTTGCCCAACCTGTTCGCCATCGGCGAAACCTCCTGTACCGGCCTGCACGGCGCCAACCGTCTGGCCAGCAACAGCCTGCTGGAAGGCGCGGTCTATGCTGAGCGCGCGGCCCAGCGCTGTCTTGAACGGCATCGTGACATCGACACCCGCTATCCGTCCGTTCCCGCCTGGGACTGCGGCAACGCCACCGACAGCGACGAAGAAGTGGTGGTCGCCCACAACTGGGATGAAATCCGCCGCTGCATGTGGAACTACGTCGGCATCGTCCGCTCCAACAAACGCCTGGTCCGGGCGCGGCGCCGCATCCAGATGATCCAGGATGAGATCACCGACTATTACTGGGATTTCTTTGTCACGTCCGACCTGGTCGAGCTGCGGAATATCGCCACCGTCGCGGAACTGATCGTGCGCTGCGCCCTGGAGCGCAAGGAAAGCCGCGGACTGCACTACACCATTGACTATCCCGAAACCGATGACGCCAACTGGAAACGACCGACCCTGGTCCGTAAGCCTTTCTGA